The window GAATCTGTTCAAACTGCTCCTCCGGTACATTCATTTTCAGGCCGACGATTTTGTCCGCCCGCAGCGCACCTTGCAGGAGCATGGCGATATGGTCGATTTTGTCCTTTTTCCAGGAATCATCCAAGGCCTGGTGGCTGGCGATCAGCTGAGTATTGGATTGCATCAGCTCATGGATGACCCGCAACCCGTGAGCTCGAATGGTGGCCTCGGTCTCGGTGACTTCGACAATGGCATCAGCCAGCCCGGACACGGCCTTGGCTTCAGTGGCTCCCCAGGAAAAGGAGATGTCCACGGTCATGTTGCGCTCTTCAAAGAAACTTCTGGTGACATTGACCAGCTCCGTGGAGATGCGCTTGCCGTCCAGCTGCTCCACCGAGGTGATTTCGGAATCACCGGGCACGGCAATGACCCAGCGGGTCGGCCTTTTGCTGACCTTGGAGTACACCAGATCCTCAATCACGACCACGTCTGAGCCGTTTTCCAGAGTCCAGTCCTTGCCCGTGATCCCGGCGTCCAGAAGTCCGTCCTCAACATAGCGGGACATCTCCTGGGGGCGGCAGATGTAGACGGACAGCTCTGGATCGTCTACCTCAGGGAAGTAGTTTCTGGCTGCCATCTTGATCTTCCAACCGGATTTTTCAAACAGGGCAATGGTTGCCTTTTCCAGGCTGCCTTTGGGTATGCCTATCTTTAATACACTCATAATTTCCTCAATAGTACGCAATATTCTTATCGTAAGGGTGAAAGATTTTTCGCCCCTGCATTGTTATCATCCATACACCTTGGCCGGATCAAAAACCGGCTCGGCAATGATCTCCAGTTCGTCGCCATGTACCCGGCGAAAGAAACAGCTGGCATAGCCCTTATGGCAGGCTGCGCTGCCCAGTTGCTCTACCTTGAAGACCACAGTGTCTTGGTCGCAGTCCACCAGGATTTCTTTGACTATCTGGACATGACCGGAGGATTCGCCCTTGAGCCAGAGTTTATTGCGGGAACGGCTCCAGTAATGGGCCTTACCGGTTTCCAGGGTCTTGTGCCAAGATACTTCGTTGATATAGGCCAGCATGAGTACGTCGCCGCTGGCTGCGTCCTGCGCTATGGCGGGCAGGAGACCGTCTTTTGATTTGGTGAAATTGAGTTCAGGCATTGTGTTATAGATTGTGATTGAGATAACGAGTCTGTTTACTGCTCAGTAAAAACTTCTGAAAAAGGTTAATTGCATTCGGCAGCCGGTATTTATTCCTGATCCCGCAGGCGGATAATGAGTTCCTTGGATAACCCTGTACCTGCCGCAATAATTTCAGGAGCAATATTCTGTGCCAGCAGGTTTCGGGCGATAGAGAGCTTTGCTTCCTGTTCTCCTTCCTCTCTTCCTTCCCGTATCCCGTCTTTTCGTGCTTTTTCCAGCGAACCTTTCTGTAGCCAGATAAAATCCCGGCGTTTAAACTGTACTTCAAGCTCGTCCTCGTTCATTCCAGCGGTGTTCGCCAGCTCAAAGGCATCAAGCAGGTTCGGTTCGGAAAACGTTTTCGGGACGAAATCAAGTTCACCAGCATTTTTGATAAAATAAATCCATTTATCCGTCACCGAGCGCAGTTCTTCCTCGCTCTTGGTAAATTTAGGCAGCTCTATAAAAACGAGTTCAATGTCTCCGCTGTATTGAACCAAGCTGTCTTTTTCCCGCAGGTTCCAGTAGGAAATCACCCGGTCGAATTCAGGAAACATCTCAAAATCGGTGATGGTCAGGGCGATGACCGGTTCCAGCGTCGCATACTTCTCTGATTTTTTCAGCTGGGTGGAATACAATTTTGCCGCATTATACAGCACACGTTTTTCAAATCCCTCCACATTGAGCACCTGCATCTCAATGATCACCTTGCGATGATCTGATAGCACAGCTTTGACATCCACGTAGCTGTCTTTCATGCCTTTGAGTAGAGGGACTTGATACGGATCAACAATAGTGAGGTCCGTAATTCCGGCATCCCCGAAGTCAATGACCGCGTTGAGGAAATCAATCAGGATAGCTTTGGACTGCTCGCTGCCGAAGACTCGCTTAAAGGCAAAGTCGGTTTTAACGTCTAGGAAATCCATGACAGCTTCAATGAAAGAAGTTTATCTGTTTGCGGGGTGCGAGACCGTCTTTTGAATTTGTGAAA is drawn from Candidatus Electrothrix rattekaaiensis and contains these coding sequences:
- the hisG gene encoding ATP phosphoribosyltransferase, translating into MSVLKIGIPKGSLEKATIALFEKSGWKIKMAARNYFPEVDDPELSVYICRPQEMSRYVEDGLLDAGITGKDWTLENGSDVVVIEDLVYSKVSKRPTRWVIAVPGDSEITSVEQLDGKRISTELVNVTRSFFEERNMTVDISFSWGATEAKAVSGLADAIVEVTETEATIRAHGLRVIHELMQSNTQLIASHQALDDSWKKDKIDHIAMLLQGALRADKIVGLKMNVPEEQFEQILEILPSVTAPTVARLYKQPWFSVETVISEHQVRDLIPQLKKIGAEGIIEYSLNKVI
- the hisI gene encoding phosphoribosyl-AMP cyclohydrolase, with amino-acid sequence MPELNFTKSKDGLLPAIAQDAASGDVLMLAYINEVSWHKTLETGKAHYWSRSRNKLWLKGESSGHVQIVKEILVDCDQDTVVFKVEQLGSAACHKGYASCFFRRVHGDELEIIAEPVFDPAKVYG
- a CDS encoding Rpn family recombination-promoting nuclease/putative transposase, encoding MDFLDVKTDFAFKRVFGSEQSKAILIDFLNAVIDFGDAGITDLTIVDPYQVPLLKGMKDSYVDVKAVLSDHRKVIIEMQVLNVEGFEKRVLYNAAKLYSTQLKKSEKYATLEPVIALTITDFEMFPEFDRVISYWNLREKDSLVQYSGDIELVFIELPKFTKSEEELRSVTDKWIYFIKNAGELDFVPKTFSEPNLLDAFELANTAGMNEDELEVQFKRRDFIWLQKGSLEKARKDGIREGREEGEQEAKLSIARNLLAQNIAPEIIAAGTGLSKELIIRLRDQE